CAGGTGCAAAAAGAGCTGCCTTATAAACCGGATTTTATCAAGATATGGTATATCGTCTATCCAGGACATAAAGCAGATAGTACTTTGCCGATTGTGAAGGCTGCTATAGCGGAAAGTCATGCCAGCGGACTGAAAGTAGCTGTGCATGCTACACAGTACGAAACGGCTAAACTCGCAGTAGAGGCGGGTGCCGACATTCTTGTGCATAGTGTGGATGATGCTGTTATGGATGCGGGCATGCTAAAGATGCTGAAGGATAAACATATCCTGTATATTCCGACACTGAGAGTGATGGATGGATATTACAGAGCCATGATACAACGACAGCCATTTACTACACATGAACTGGCCTATAGTGATCCTTTTATGCTGGGTACACTGACTGATTTACTGCATATGCCTGAGGCATATGATTATAAAGCAGCGCGTGGGTTTATTCATGTACCCAACAAAGCAGATACGATCATGGCGACTAATTTGAAACTTGCCCAGGAGGCAGGTGTACTGGTGGCGGCAGGTACGGATGCGGGAAATATTGGTACTATGCATGCCAGTTCTTTTCTGGAAGATTTGTTGGCCATGCAAAAGGCGGGTCTGAGTAATGCTGAGATTATTAAGGATGCGACATTGAATGCCGCGATCGGTTTTGGGAAGGAGAAAGATTATGGGAGTATAGAAAAAGGGAAAATCGCTGATCTGATCTTGTTGGAGAAGGATCCGTTACACGATCTGAATGTGTTGGGGAATGTGTCGATGACTATTCATAATGGAAAGATCTTTACTAAAGAAAAATTATTGCCGGTGACACCGGAGATACTCGCACAGCAACAATTGAATGCGTATAATGCAGGGAACCTGGAAGCATTTCTGGCGCCTTATAGTGATAGTGTGAAGATCTATGATCAGGCAAGTGGGAAATTGTTACTGGAAGGTAAAGAGGCAATGAGGAGGAGTTATGGGCCGCTTTTTAAAGCAGCACCGGAATTGCATTGTCAGGTGGTGAAGAGGATAGTGTCAGGGAATACTGTGGTGGATGAAGAGCGGGTAACAGGGATGAAGGATAAGGCACTGACGGCGGTAGTGATTTATACTATTGATCATAATAAAATAGTGAAAGTTGCGATGGCACTGTAGGATTGTTGCAGTGGGTTGGGGTAAATTGATTGCTTTATTACCATCAAAATAACATGTATGAAAAAGCAACAAGCGAAAAAGCTGAACCTGCAGAAGATTAAAATTGCAAATCTGAATGTGAGTAAAGGTGAGAAAAATGTAGCGCCGACTACTACGGTTTGGTTGAGTTTGAGGAATCTTTGCTGAGTGATTTACTGAAAGAAAAATTTAGTGAGGTTGGCTGAAAGGCTAGCCTCATTTTTTTTGTAAATGAAGGAAAAAGCTAAAACGGATTAATATTCGGATAAGAAAAATGGATGGACAATTATTATTATAATCGGAAAACAAACGATATTTGATACCTAAATGGAAAAGCCCGTCATCCTTGGACAGATAGCACGGGCATTTTCCTATTTCTAAACCGCTGGGCCGAAGCCTGGCTTAAAGTTTTTATATGGTTATACGAAGAAAAAAACTCTCTCCTAAACTATGGGAGTTTCTATTCCTCTCTTTAAAGCTGGTACCAATTATTTATGATTTGATTCATAATCATCATTGGTAAAAATTGCCTGAGCAATCAGGCAAAACGATCTCGCTTCGCTTAAAGCAAAGATAAGTATCTAAATAACAAAATGACATTTTCATTCTCACATTAATTGTGAAAATATTAAAGCGATAATATCACCCCATGATATGAGACTGCAATTATCATTTTGATTATTTTAGCACGACATTCTGTAAGCACATGATGTGCTTTTAAAATTACAACACACCAAAAGTATGTCTGAAATTTCAGACAACCAAATATATGTCTAAAATTTCAGACTACTTATTGGCCTTTTTAAACTTCACAGCCCAAATTAAATGGACAACAACGAAGATCTAAGAAACAAAGAGGAGCTACAAAAGCTTGTAGATAAGGTGAAAGAAAAGTATAACGAAAAGGGAATAAAAATTAACCAGGAAGAAATAGCTAATATATTAGGTTATCGCAGAACTTATTTATCTAATTTACTGGGAACACATGGAAAAGTTACTGAGCTCCATATAGCGTGGTTTATATACAGATTCAAAGAAGAATTAAAAGAAGAAGAAAATAAAATCAAAGATTCGATGATGATCAAAATAGTTGAAAAACTTACACCAGAACAAATAGAAGAATTGCTAAACGGGGGATTTAATAATCCTGAAGCAACCATAGAATTTCAAAAATTATTAAATGAAGTTGCAAAAAAGAAATCAGAATAGCTGCAGAAATTATACAACTTTTTAGAATGATATTAATCTCCTCTTCGGGGGAGATTAATATTACATCAACTCCAACTCCTCACCTGTCAAATCATAAAACAAATTCTGCAACTGATGCACATACACCATTGACCTCCCATACGGCACCAGTCCTGCCGGTGACTCTGCCAGCATTTGAAAAGAATACCCCTCATCCCGAATATAAACACTATCCTTGTGCGTATACCGATAAGAATATACGTTGATATCCTCCCCATACTCCCTCTCCCCCCTCACAAAACCCAACGCATTCAACTGATCCACCTCCAACTTTATCGGATTCACTTTTGCCAATGGCAACTTGCTTTTCGGCAGACAGGAATTATAGACATACCCCTCCAATATACCTTCTATTTTGAAAGTAGTTTCATTCATATACAAATCATAGTAATAAACTAAATTCCCCACACGGATGTCTGTATCTGCTATCATTTACAAATCTTTGTTATGCAAGTATAGGTATTTTGTCTATTTTGACGGCCTACTAATTTTAATTATTGATGCCCACTATCAGAACAATAGAACAACGAGACAATAGCGCGCTCGCTAAAATAATCAGGGACATCTTCATTGAATTCGACGCACCTTTGATCGGAACAGTTTATGACGATCCGAATACAGACAGATTGTATGAAGTTTTCCAACACCCCGGATGTATTTATTATTTAGCAGAAGAAAATGGAGAAGTATTAGGAGGTTGTGGATTGTATCCTACAGATGGATTGCCGGATAAATGTGCGGAACTCGTGAAGTTTTATCTTTCCCCTGCTGCACGCGGAAAAGGATTAGGGAAAATATTAATGGAACAGGCTATTGCCGCGGCACCAGGATTGGGATATAAGCAGATCTATCTGGAAACCTTTGATCAGCTGGCGACTGCAGTGGGGATGTATGAGAAAGCAGGATTTAGAACACTGGAAAAACCGATGGGAAATTCAGGACATTATAATACCACCCTGTGGATGATAATGGACGTGAAATAAACAAACTGGTTTTGCCATAAATGGCAAAACCAGTTTACTTTGAAGGACGTTTCTTTGTATCCGGCACAGTATATTTCTTTTCAGGAGTCAGCGACCACTCCGCCTCAAACCGCCCACGCACGTTCTCCACCTCACCATCACTCATATCCAACAGCACCGTCTGCGGCAACAGACTTCCATCAATAATATTCACGCCACAAATATGTAAAGTCTCCTTTACCCGCTGTGAATCAGGAATACCTTTACCCCTGTATTGTAATATATAGTTTGCCATAACAATGAATTATTTTTCTTCTGTCAACATACCTTTTCCCTCATAATTCGCACCAAATCCCATAGATTGAATCTTTGTTGAAAGGTATTTCAGCATCTCATCGGCCCTTGCGGAAGCTCTTGGCAAAGCCAAAATATCAGGCGCATCTGCCAATAACCGCGCTGCCATACCTACCGCCGCCGGACAGGCCATGCTCGTACCATCCATGATCGCATACAAATCATCCGGAAAGGTAGATATAATTCCAACCCCAGGAGCAGTCAGATCAGTTTCCGCACCTATATTGGAAAAGTCTGCTATAAAGTTAGCCTTATCTGTACCATAAGGTGACTTTACAATCCCTGTTTGTACCGTATTTTTTGGAAAAGTATTTTTACGCCCCATTGCAGACACCGCTACCGACAGACTGTAATTGGCAGGAAAACTCACCGGTCCCCTATCATCATTGCCATTGGCACAAAAACACAATATCCCGGCATTGTAAGCCTGCTTAATATAACTACTAATCCCTTCATCCGTTTCTGATTCACCCAGGCTCATGTTGATGATATCACATTCATCCTGTATCGCCTGCGCCAACCCTTTCATAATGTAAAAATTAGACGCATCGGAATTTTTAGGGAACACCCTGTAGCTATAAATTTCTACGCCGGCAGCCAGTCCATGTACACCGCCATAGGCACTTACAATGCCCGCTACGTGAGTACCATGCCCTTCGCCATT
This Chitinophaga sancti DNA region includes the following protein-coding sequences:
- a CDS encoding amidohydrolase family protein; the protein is MKSPCLLLAALCLTVSAAAQTICIAHVNMIDVKKNVTLPDQTIIITKDRIVATGPANKVKAPADATVIDGTGKYIMPGMTDAHIHYFQSGSLYTRPDAINLTNYHPYQKDQDYVKANLSDLMARYLACGITSVIDVGGPMANFEIRDRANSDSAAPTTWVTGPLVSTYLPQRLDEKDPPIVRVTSPEEAKRQVQKELPYKPDFIKIWYIVYPGHKADSTLPIVKAAIAESHASGLKVAVHATQYETAKLAVEAGADILVHSVDDAVMDAGMLKMLKDKHILYIPTLRVMDGYYRAMIQRQPFTTHELAYSDPFMLGTLTDLLHMPEAYDYKAARGFIHVPNKADTIMATNLKLAQEAGVLVAAGTDAGNIGTMHASSFLEDLLAMQKAGLSNAEIIKDATLNAAIGFGKEKDYGSIEKGKIADLILLEKDPLHDLNVLGNVSMTIHNGKIFTKEKLLPVTPEILAQQQLNAYNAGNLEAFLAPYSDSVKIYDQASGKLLLEGKEAMRRSYGPLFKAAPELHCQVVKRIVSGNTVVDEERVTGMKDKALTAVVIYTIDHNKIVKVAMAL
- a CDS encoding GNAT family N-acetyltransferase, encoding MPTIRTIEQRDNSALAKIIRDIFIEFDAPLIGTVYDDPNTDRLYEVFQHPGCIYYLAEENGEVLGGCGLYPTDGLPDKCAELVKFYLSPAARGKGLGKILMEQAIAAAPGLGYKQIYLETFDQLATAVGMYEKAGFRTLEKPMGNSGHYNTTLWMIMDVK